One genomic region from Chloroflexota bacterium encodes:
- a CDS encoding extracellular solute-binding protein has protein sequence MKRIHLCLLIITTLTAACAGPATTAAPAEAPTAAPTGPLVVLDWSGYELPEFWQPFADKYPDVTVDFSFFAEDAEAFAKLQTGFQSDLVHPCSSWWKLYVDNGLVQPIDTSKLSNWPGIRPEFAKEGQFDGKQYFVPWEWGYESIIVRTDKVKTIPQSWADLWKPEYAGHVALWDSGESNHAMAALALGFDPWNTTPEQEEQIKQKLIEIKPNLVTYWVDFTEVPLLLSSGDAWVVANTWQDAYKSLVDEGVPVEYITPKEGRLGWVCGYGISSKARNVDLAYEYINAAIAPQSMANMSNEYAYGAANADALPLTDESYVKIMQLDQPDIIQRTVFFQSLTSEQQQAFTSLWDEVKAAP, from the coding sequence ATGAAACGCATTCATCTCTGCTTGCTCATCATTACAACGCTAACAGCCGCTTGCGCCGGCCCGGCAACCACGGCGGCTCCCGCCGAGGCCCCGACCGCCGCTCCAACCGGCCCGCTCGTCGTGCTCGACTGGTCAGGCTACGAACTGCCGGAGTTCTGGCAACCCTTCGCCGACAAGTATCCTGATGTCACCGTAGACTTCAGCTTCTTCGCCGAAGACGCCGAGGCCTTTGCCAAACTTCAGACCGGCTTTCAGTCCGACCTGGTTCACCCGTGCAGCAGTTGGTGGAAGCTGTACGTGGACAACGGCCTGGTGCAACCGATTGACACCTCAAAGTTGAGCAACTGGCCGGGCATCCGCCCCGAATTTGCCAAAGAGGGCCAGTTCGACGGCAAGCAATACTTCGTGCCCTGGGAGTGGGGCTACGAGTCGATCATCGTCCGCACCGATAAAGTCAAAACCATTCCGCAATCATGGGCCGATTTGTGGAAGCCGGAATATGCCGGGCACGTGGCGTTGTGGGATTCCGGCGAGTCCAACCATGCCATGGCCGCCCTGGCCCTGGGCTTCGACCCGTGGAACACCACACCTGAGCAAGAAGAACAAATCAAACAAAAACTCATCGAGATCAAACCGAACCTGGTCACCTACTGGGTTGACTTCACCGAAGTGCCGCTACTGCTCTCTTCGGGCGACGCCTGGGTGGTGGCCAACACCTGGCAAGACGCTTATAAATCGCTGGTGGATGAAGGCGTACCGGTAGAATATATCACCCCCAAAGAGGGCCGCCTGGGCTGGGTGTGCGGCTACGGCATTTCCAGCAAGGCCAGGAATGTTGATCTGGCTTACGAGTACATCAACGCCGCCATCGCGCCGCAGTCCATGGCCAACATGTCCAATGAGTACGCTTATGGCGCCGCCAACGCCGACGCCCTGCCGTTGACCGATGAGAGCTACGTGAAGATCATGCAGTTGGATCAACCAGACATTATTCAACGCACCGTCTTCTTCCAGTCGCTCACCTCGGAACAGCAACAAGCCTTCACCAGCTTGTGGGATGAAGTGAAGGCCGCGCCGTAA
- a CDS encoding RNA polymerase sigma factor, with product MTAAAQIETTFREEHGRVLAALISQLGDFALAEEALQDALVNALERWESDGIPRNPGAWLLTVAKRRAIDHVRRAAMLERKAVILDLDSLVANQDEPEMDDSIPDERLKLMFTCCHPTLALEAQVALTLHTLGGLSTQEVARAFLVPAPTMAQRLARARSKIRNAGIPYRVPPADLLPERLEALLAVIYLIFNEGYCATSGDTLTRHELCGEAIRLGRVLVDLLPQSAEARGLLALMLLHDSRRETRLDAAGELVLLDEQDRACWDRAKIHEGTAVLDEALALNDPGPYQVQAAISALHAEAPTAEATDWRQITALYDTLATMTPSPVVEVNRAVAVAMASGAQAGLQMLLRLDSQVDGYYPYHAARADLLRRANQREAAADAYERALALCGNSAERAYLQRRLDEMLNR from the coding sequence GCACAGATAGAAACGACCTTCCGCGAAGAACATGGGCGTGTTCTGGCGGCGCTCATCAGCCAGCTTGGCGATTTCGCGCTGGCCGAGGAGGCGCTACAGGATGCGCTGGTCAATGCGCTGGAACGCTGGGAGAGCGACGGCATTCCGCGCAACCCCGGCGCGTGGTTGCTGACTGTCGCGAAACGCCGCGCCATTGACCATGTGCGCCGCGCGGCGATGCTGGAGCGTAAAGCCGTCATCCTCGACCTCGATTCTCTCGTCGCCAACCAGGACGAACCCGAGATGGACGACTCGATTCCCGATGAGCGCTTGAAACTGATGTTCACCTGTTGCCATCCCACGCTGGCGCTGGAAGCGCAAGTCGCGCTGACTCTGCACACGCTCGGCGGCTTGTCAACGCAGGAGGTTGCGCGCGCGTTCCTCGTCCCGGCGCCGACGATGGCGCAGCGGCTGGCGCGGGCGCGGAGCAAAATCCGTAACGCCGGCATCCCTTACCGCGTGCCGCCCGCCGACCTGCTGCCGGAACGGCTGGAGGCGCTGCTGGCGGTCATTTACCTGATCTTCAACGAGGGTTACTGCGCCACCAGTGGCGATACACTCACCCGGCATGAATTGTGTGGGGAAGCGATCCGTCTGGGCCGCGTGCTGGTGGATTTGCTTCCACAAAGCGCCGAGGCGCGTGGTCTGCTGGCGCTGATGCTGTTGCACGATTCGCGGCGCGAGACGCGGCTGGATGCGGCGGGCGAACTCGTCTTGCTCGACGAACAGGATCGGGCATGCTGGGATCGGGCAAAAATCCACGAGGGGACGGCGGTTCTGGACGAGGCGCTGGCCCTTAACGATCCGGGACCGTATCAGGTGCAGGCGGCGATCAGCGCATTGCACGCCGAAGCGCCGACGGCTGAGGCGACCGACTGGCGGCAGATCACGGCCCTCTATGATACGCTGGCGACGATGACTCCGTCGCCGGTGGTCGAAGTGAACCGCGCGGTGGCAGTGGCGATGGCGTCGGGCGCGCAGGCGGGTTTGCAGATGCTATTGCGCCTCGACAGTCAGGTGGACGGCTATTATCCCTATCACGCGGCGCGCGCCGATCTGCTGCGTCGGGCGAACCAGCGCGAGGCCGCCGCCGATGCCTACGAGCGAGCGCTCGCCCTGTGCGGCAACAGCGCCGAGCGCGCTTATCTTCAGCGGCGGCTGGACGAGATGCTCAATCGCTGA
- a CDS encoding ABC transporter permease — MSRRNLLSPGFLYFALFTLFLYAPILLLIIFSFNDSRNLIFPLKGFTLKWYQELLKANELLDAVVNSLVLGVISSAVATALGTLAAIGIARFNFPGRKLFLAVSAMPMVIPYVVLGVALLILFAQLGIPLSLWTVGVGHVIINIPYAMLIVASRLAGFDANLEEAAMDLGETYWGTLRRVTLPICAPAIVSAFLSSFTTSFDEFAVSFFLIGTESTLPIYLYSQLRFPSRLPLVVTLAAIIMVGSVLIVLLSEWLRRVGSFTESKGVI; from the coding sequence ATGAGCCGCCGCAACCTGCTCTCACCCGGCTTCCTGTACTTCGCCCTCTTCACCCTTTTCCTTTACGCGCCCATCCTCCTGCTCATCATTTTTTCCTTCAACGACTCGCGCAACCTCATCTTCCCGCTTAAAGGTTTCACCCTCAAGTGGTATCAGGAATTACTAAAGGCCAATGAGCTTTTGGATGCTGTCGTCAACAGCCTGGTGTTGGGTGTGATTTCGTCGGCGGTGGCAACGGCCCTGGGAACCCTGGCCGCCATCGGCATCGCCCGCTTCAACTTTCCGGGCCGCAAACTCTTCCTCGCCGTTTCGGCCATGCCGATGGTGATTCCCTACGTCGTGTTAGGCGTGGCCCTGCTCATCCTCTTCGCTCAGTTGGGCATCCCGCTTTCGTTGTGGACGGTCGGCGTGGGCCACGTCATCATCAACATTCCCTACGCCATGCTCATCGTCGCCAGCCGGTTGGCGGGCTTCGACGCCAATTTAGAAGAGGCGGCCATGGACTTGGGCGAAACGTACTGGGGCACGTTGAGGCGGGTCACCCTGCCGATCTGCGCCCCGGCGATCGTGTCCGCTTTTCTCTCCTCCTTCACCACCTCCTTCGACGAGTTCGCCGTCTCGTTCTTCCTCATCGGCACTGAGTCCACCTTGCCCATTTATCTTTACTCGCAGTTACGCTTCCCCAGCCGCCTGCCCCTGGTCGTCACCCTGGCCGCCATCATCATGGTCGGCTCGGTGCTGATCGTGTTGCTCTCCGAATGGTTGAGGCGCGTCGGCTCATTCACTGAATCGAAAGGTGTGATCTGA
- a CDS encoding ABC transporter permease — protein MKSHGRIAALMSPPALSLALFFLLPMAIIALFSFRAGTFSPERDVFTLEHYQDYVGNTSFHRLLLQSAIVAFATSILSIIFAYPIAYFLAFRAGPARLTLLTILIVPAWTSYLLRILAWKLILGSNGLLNSLLLSTGLITEAAPVLLYSRTAVIVTLVYVWVPFVALPIFSALQRIDRHLFEAAADLGCPAWETFLRVTLPLSLPGVAAGFFFVFIPTLGEWVTPSLVGGVQGVMFGNLIQDQFVRALNWPLGSLMSLVMLALMLIQLALFSRFIRLSDLAGL, from the coding sequence ATGAAGAGTCACGGTCGCATCGCCGCCCTCATGTCTCCGCCGGCTCTGTCGCTGGCCTTGTTCTTTCTCCTGCCCATGGCCATCATAGCCCTGTTCAGCTTCCGCGCCGGAACCTTTTCCCCGGAGCGCGACGTGTTCACCCTTGAGCATTATCAGGACTACGTCGGCAACACCTCCTTTCACCGTCTGCTCCTGCAATCGGCCATCGTGGCCTTTGCCACCTCAATCCTTTCCATCATCTTCGCTTATCCCATCGCCTACTTTCTCGCCTTTCGTGCCGGGCCGGCCCGGCTTACCCTGCTCACCATCCTCATCGTCCCCGCCTGGACGAGCTACCTGCTCCGCATCCTGGCCTGGAAATTGATTCTGGGATCGAATGGCCTGCTCAACTCTCTCTTGCTCTCCACTGGCCTCATCACTGAAGCCGCGCCCGTCCTGCTCTACAGCCGCACTGCCGTCATTGTGACTCTGGTCTACGTTTGGGTTCCATTTGTAGCTTTGCCCATCTTCTCAGCCTTGCAACGGATTGACCGTCACTTGTTTGAGGCCGCCGCCGATTTAGGTTGCCCGGCCTGGGAGACATTCCTGCGCGTAACCTTGCCCCTCAGTTTGCCCGGTGTGGCCGCCGGTTTCTTCTTCGTCTTCATCCCCACCCTCGGCGAGTGGGTGACGCCGTCACTGGTGGGCGGCGTGCAGGGCGTGATGTTTGGCAACCTCATCCAGGATCAATTTGTGCGCGCCCTCAACTGGCCGCTTGGTTCGTTGATGAGTCTGGTGATGCTGGCTCTGATGCTGATCCAGCTTGCCCTCTTCAGCCGCTTCATCCGCCTCTCCGATCTGGCAGGTCTCTGA
- a CDS encoding ABC transporter ATP-binding protein, with protein sequence MEFAVELRNVSKIFGDRLGAGRAVTAVHQINLAIRPGEFFTLLGPSGCGKTTTLRMIAGFEAVTSGDLLIQGQPMTDVPPNKRPVNTVFQNYALFPHLTVAENVAFGLVVKRLPRAEREQRAEEALELVRLPGLGRRKPSQLSGGQQQRVALARALVNRPAVLLLDEPLGALDLKLRKEMQIELKRLQRQVGVTFIYVTHDQEEALTMSDRIAVMNLGQVLQMGDPVTIYEKPATRFVADFIGETNFLKGTVIHAAEGRAQMTIAGETVSVSSNRQPLIQGQTVTLAVRPEKVSLAPLDEANALNGTVQEVIYIGTDTRYVVRLASGETVVARIQNANGSGSNEPRVGDAVKVYWKQKDGRVLTG encoded by the coding sequence ATGGAGTTTGCGGTTGAACTGCGCAACGTGAGCAAAATTTTTGGCGACCGGTTGGGAGCCGGTCGAGCCGTCACTGCGGTGCACCAGATCAACCTGGCGATTCGCCCCGGCGAGTTCTTCACCCTGCTCGGCCCCAGCGGTTGCGGCAAGACAACCACCCTGCGCATGATCGCCGGCTTCGAGGCCGTCACCAGCGGAGACTTGTTGATTCAGGGCCAGCCGATGACGGACGTGCCGCCTAACAAGAGGCCGGTCAACACCGTCTTTCAAAACTATGCCCTGTTCCCGCATCTCACCGTTGCCGAGAACGTCGCCTTTGGTTTAGTCGTCAAGCGCCTGCCACGCGCCGAGCGTGAGCAACGCGCCGAGGAAGCGCTGGAACTGGTGCGCCTGCCCGGCCTGGGCCGCCGCAAGCCTTCGCAACTTTCGGGCGGGCAACAACAGCGGGTCGCCCTGGCCCGGGCACTGGTCAACCGCCCCGCCGTGCTTCTGCTCGACGAGCCGCTGGGCGCGCTGGACTTGAAGCTCCGCAAAGAAATGCAAATCGAACTCAAACGTCTCCAGCGTCAGGTCGGCGTCACCTTCATTTATGTGACTCATGATCAAGAAGAAGCTTTGACAATGTCGGATCGAATTGCGGTGATGAACCTGGGGCAGGTGTTGCAGATGGGCGACCCGGTGACGATCTACGAAAAGCCCGCCACCCGGTTTGTCGCCGACTTCATCGGGGAAACCAATTTCTTGAAGGGAACCGTCATCCACGCCGCCGAAGGCCGGGCGCAGATGACGATTGCCGGGGAGACCGTGTCAGTGTCGTCGAACCGTCAACCCTTGATCCAGGGCCAAACCGTCACGCTTGCGGTGCGCCCGGAGAAGGTGTCGCTGGCCCCGTTGGACGAAGCCAACGCCTTGAACGGCACCGTGCAGGAAGTGATCTACATCGGCACTGACACCCGCTACGTCGTCCGGCTGGCTTCGGGCGAGACGGTGGTGGCCCGCATTCAAAATGCGAACGGCAGTGGCTCAAACGAGCCTCGCGTCGGCGACGCTGTGAAAGTGTATTGGAAGCAGAAGGATGGGCGGGTGTTGACGGGTTAG
- a CDS encoding Lrp/AsnC family transcriptional regulator, giving the protein MARSQSKLDKTDLAIIRILQKDGRRPYAEIAAELGLAASTVQQRATRLIETGLVQITAVTDPATIGYAVAATIAVKVEGTRLLEAAAAIEKFKEVGYVALCTGSYDILLEVGCRDNDELLNFISSKLAKVKGVRETETFLYLRIVKNTYQWGLLEE; this is encoded by the coding sequence GTGGCCCGATCCCAAAGCAAATTAGACAAAACCGATCTGGCGATTATTCGCATTTTGCAAAAAGATGGACGCCGCCCCTACGCCGAGATCGCCGCCGAATTGGGACTGGCGGCTTCCACCGTGCAACAACGGGCCACCCGCCTCATCGAGACCGGCCTGGTTCAAATCACCGCCGTCACCGACCCGGCCACCATCGGCTACGCCGTCGCCGCCACCATCGCCGTCAAAGTTGAAGGCACGCGCCTGCTCGAAGCGGCGGCGGCCATCGAGAAATTCAAAGAGGTTGGCTACGTGGCCCTCTGCACCGGCTCTTACGACATCCTGCTCGAAGTCGGCTGTCGCGACAACGACGAACTGCTCAATTTCATTTCCAGTAAGTTAGCGAAAGTCAAAGGGGTGCGCGAGACCGAGACGTTTCTCTACTTGCGGATCGTCAAAAACACTTACCAATGGGGACTACTGGAAGAATGA
- a CDS encoding MFS transporter, whose protein sequence is MKNYLNLLRLRPQFRYLWLAQVISLTGDWFNTIASVILINRYTDSSLAVGGLFLARALPPFLAGPFAGVVADRFNRKAVLIISDLLRAGIVLCFLLVDRPERVWLIYVLSVIQFAVSAFFEPARAASLPTLIAKEELLTANTLSSTTWSAMLTLGAAIGGVVAAIFGAQIALVIDSLSFILSALLVLQIVMPKTTAAPGAHHSGWADFVAGLSYVRQRPNVGVLTLIKAMGQIGSIDVMGAIYAQRVFHYGQDGAATLGLMLAGFGVGAVAGPLVGNLFHDHSARMLKRAIVGGYVAIVIAWVILGVSPTLPLVLVGCVLRGMGGSLNWTYSDVLLQMAVPNNFLGRVYSLDFGLFTLAMSVSVWLTGLMLDQYIADPRFLAIVLAAISIGPVAIWGITVRWQTSEAIREA, encoded by the coding sequence ATGAAAAATTACCTCAACCTGCTTCGCCTACGCCCTCAATTTCGATATTTATGGCTGGCTCAAGTGATCAGCCTGACCGGAGACTGGTTCAACACCATCGCCTCGGTGATTTTGATCAACCGTTACACCGACTCCAGTTTGGCAGTGGGCGGCCTGTTTCTGGCCCGCGCCCTGCCGCCGTTCCTGGCCGGGCCGTTTGCCGGGGTGGTGGCCGACCGCTTCAACCGCAAAGCCGTGCTGATCATCAGCGATCTTTTGCGCGCCGGGATCGTGTTGTGTTTTCTGTTGGTGGATAGGCCGGAGCGAGTATGGTTGATCTATGTTCTGTCCGTCATTCAGTTCGCCGTCTCGGCCTTCTTCGAACCGGCTCGCGCCGCCAGCCTGCCCACGCTGATCGCCAAAGAGGAACTGCTCACCGCCAACACCCTGTCGAGCACCACCTGGTCGGCCATGTTGACTCTTGGCGCGGCGATTGGCGGCGTGGTGGCGGCCATCTTCGGCGCGCAAATCGCGCTGGTGATAGACTCGTTAAGTTTCATTCTCTCAGCCTTGCTGGTTCTGCAGATTGTCATGCCAAAAACAACCGCCGCGCCCGGCGCGCATCATAGTGGCTGGGCCGACTTCGTGGCCGGCCTCAGCTACGTTCGCCAGCGTCCCAACGTCGGCGTGCTCACCTTGATCAAAGCGATGGGACAAATCGGGAGCATTGATGTGATGGGCGCGATCTACGCCCAGCGCGTGTTTCACTACGGGCAGGACGGCGCGGCCACACTGGGGCTGATGCTGGCCGGTTTCGGCGTGGGCGCAGTGGCCGGGCCGCTCGTCGGCAACCTGTTTCACGATCACAGCGCCCGCATGTTGAAGCGGGCCATCGTCGGCGGCTACGTCGCCATCGTCATCGCCTGGGTAATTCTGGGCGTCTCGCCGACTCTGCCCCTCGTTCTCGTCGGTTGCGTTTTGCGCGGCATGGGCGGCTCGCTCAACTGGACGTACAGCGATGTGCTGTTGCAAATGGCCGTGCCCAACAATTTTCTTGGCCGCGTCTATTCGCTCGACTTCGGCCTCTTCACCCTGGCCATGTCGGTCTCGGTCTGGCTCACCGGCCTGATGCTCGATCAATACATTGCCGACCCGCGTTTTCTGGCAATCGTGCTAGCCGCCATCTCAATCGGGCCGGTTGCCATTTGGGGAATCACCGTGCGCTGGCAAACTTCGGAAGCGATTCGCGAAGCGTAG
- a CDS encoding NAD(P)/FAD-dependent oxidoreductase codes for MQKTYDAIVIGGGHNGLTTAAYLARAGKKVLVLERRHVLGGAAVTEEIYPGFKYTVCSYVVSLLRPEVIRELQLPRFGLELLPLDNSFVPTEDGDYLAMWSDEASTREEIKRHSKKDADAYPEFSHMLYEMGFAVKPILSSVPPDPASPGLDDARTAFDLLKHFKSLDKKTLHQLTKLMTMSAYDFLAEWFETDLLRASLSVNGIIGTLLGPRSPGTAYVLLHHVMGEMDGAFTVWGFQKGGTGGVSNAIAGAARHFGAEIRCNAAVSQVIVRNGQAVGVALQSGEEIYARTIVSALDPHQTFLKMVEPKDLPSDLVESIRKFKFRGSSGKVNLALDSLPKFTAMPDPVLLQGVMDIAPSTDYLERAYDDAKYGEFSRRPYLDMIIPSTIDPTMAPPGKHVMSIFVQYAPYKLNGGWNDQQREAFGDAVVNTLAEFAPNIKDLILHRQVLTPWDLERDFGLTEGNIFHGELTLDQLFFLRPAPGWAKYRTPIRNYYQCGSGTHPGGGITAGPGRLAALEILKDSR; via the coding sequence ATGCAAAAGACTTATGATGCAATCGTGATCGGCGGCGGCCACAACGGGCTGACGACTGCCGCGTATCTTGCCCGCGCCGGCAAAAAGGTGCTCGTCCTCGAACGCCGCCATGTCCTCGGCGGGGCCGCCGTCACCGAAGAAATTTATCCCGGCTTCAAATACACGGTTTGCTCTTACGTCGTCAGCCTTTTGCGGCCCGAAGTGATCCGCGAACTGCAACTGCCGCGCTTCGGCCTGGAGTTGTTGCCGCTCGACAATTCTTTCGTCCCCACTGAAGACGGCGATTACCTTGCCATGTGGTCGGACGAAGCCAGCACCCGCGAAGAAATCAAACGCCACTCCAAAAAAGACGCCGACGCTTATCCCGAATTCAGCCACATGCTCTATGAAATGGGCTTTGCCGTGAAACCGATCCTGAGCAGTGTGCCGCCCGATCCCGCCTCCCCCGGCCTCGACGACGCCCGCACCGCCTTCGACTTGCTCAAGCATTTCAAATCGCTCGACAAGAAAACGCTCCATCAACTGACCAAGCTCATGACGATGAGCGCCTACGACTTTCTGGCCGAGTGGTTCGAGACCGATCTTCTGCGGGCCTCGCTTTCGGTCAACGGCATCATCGGCACTCTGCTCGGGCCGCGCTCGCCCGGCACGGCTTACGTTCTCCTGCATCACGTCATGGGCGAAATGGATGGCGCGTTCACCGTGTGGGGATTCCAAAAGGGCGGCACGGGCGGAGTGAGCAACGCCATTGCCGGAGCCGCCCGCCACTTCGGGGCCGAGATTCGGTGCAACGCGGCAGTGAGTCAGGTCATCGTCAGGAACGGGCAGGCGGTCGGCGTCGCTCTCCAAAGCGGCGAAGAAATTTACGCCCGCACCATCGTCTCCGCCCTCGATCCTCACCAGACTTTTTTGAAGATGGTCGAACCTAAAGACCTGCCTTCCGATCTGGTCGAGTCGATTCGCAAGTTCAAATTTCGCGGCTCGTCGGGCAAGGTCAACCTGGCCCTCGACAGCCTGCCCAAATTCACCGCCATGCCCGACCCGGTCTTGTTGCAGGGTGTGATGGACATCGCCCCCAGCACCGATTATCTCGAACGGGCCTACGACGACGCCAAGTACGGCGAGTTCTCGCGCCGCCCCTATCTCGACATGATCATTCCGTCCACGATTGACCCGACGATGGCCCCGCCCGGCAAGCACGTGATGAGCATCTTTGTGCAATACGCGCCCTACAAACTCAACGGCGGCTGGAACGATCAACAACGCGAAGCCTTCGGCGACGCCGTCGTCAACACCCTGGCCGAGTTCGCGCCCAATATCAAAGATTTGATTCTGCATCGCCAGGTGCTCACACCCTGGGATTTGGAACGCGACTTCGGCCTCACCGAGGGCAACATCTTTCACGGGGAACTCACCCTCGATCAACTCTTCTTTCTGCGGCCCGCGCCCGGCTGGGCGAAGTATCGCACGCCCATCCGCAACTACTATCAGTGCGGTTCCGGCACGCACCCCGGCGGCGGCATCACCGCCGGCCCGGGCCGCCTGGCGGCGCTGGAGATTCTGAAGGACTCTCGCTAA
- a CDS encoding aromatic ring-hydroxylating dioxygenase subunit alpha — MSILNTLPGDFYASVTIFRDEMERIFYKRWVCVGRADQIPNPGDFFIQNIGDESLIITRDRSGAPRAFYNVCRHRGTRLCADKQGRFHETIQCPYHAWTYTLDGRLVGAPNMNEIAGFDKRDYPLYSACLETWQGFLFVNLDPEPEPLSLAFAPLEGKFDRWNVASLRLARRINYDVQANWKLLVENYSECYHCPLVHPALAKLSSHLSGANDLVDGPHLGGYMVINEEHESMTMTGGTRRPPLGEVSGDDLRRVYYYSIFPNTLLSLHPDYVMAHTLWPQSPEHTLITCEWLFDPETMARPDFNPDDAVEFWDMTNRQDWHICEESQIGMRSRVYRPGPLHSVHENLPVAFDHEVLKALGHYS; from the coding sequence ATGAGCATACTCAATACTTTGCCAGGCGACTTCTATGCCTCGGTCACGATCTTTCGCGATGAGATGGAGCGCATCTTCTACAAACGCTGGGTGTGCGTGGGCCGCGCCGACCAAATCCCCAATCCCGGCGATTTTTTCATCCAGAACATCGGCGATGAGAGTTTGATCATTACCCGCGACCGGAGCGGCGCGCCGCGCGCGTTTTACAACGTCTGCCGCCATCGCGGCACGCGCCTGTGCGCCGACAAGCAAGGGCGTTTCCACGAAACGATCCAGTGCCCGTATCACGCCTGGACTTACACGCTCGACGGGCGGCTCGTCGGCGCGCCGAACATGAACGAGATTGCCGGCTTCGACAAACGTGACTATCCGCTGTATAGTGCCTGCCTCGAAACCTGGCAGGGCTTCTTGTTCGTTAACCTTGATCCTGAACCCGAACCGTTGAGCCTGGCCTTCGCGCCGCTCGAAGGCAAATTTGATCGTTGGAATGTGGCGAGCCTGCGCCTGGCTCGCCGCATTAACTACGATGTGCAAGCCAACTGGAAATTGCTGGTCGAGAATTACTCGGAGTGCTATCACTGCCCGCTCGTTCACCCGGCGCTGGCTAAACTTTCGTCGCATCTAAGCGGCGCCAACGATCTGGTTGACGGGCCGCATCTTGGCGGCTACATGGTGATCAACGAAGAGCATGAAAGTATGACGATGACCGGCGGCACGCGCCGCCCGCCGCTGGGCGAAGTGTCGGGCGACGATTTGCGCCGCGTCTACTACTACTCCATTTTCCCCAACACACTTCTCAGCCTGCACCCCGATTATGTGATGGCTCACACCCTCTGGCCGCAAAGCCCGGAGCACACGCTCATCACCTGTGAGTGGCTGTTCGACCCGGAGACGATGGCCCGGCCCGATTTCAACCCGGACGACGCCGTTGAGTTTTGGGACATGACCAACCGGCAGGATTGGCACATCTGCGAGGAGTCGCAAATCGGCATGAGGTCGCGCGTTTACCGCCCCGGCCCACTGCACTCCGTTCATGAGAATCTGCCGGTGGCGTTCGATCACGAAGTGTTGAAGGCGCTCGGCCACTACTCGTAA
- a CDS encoding aminomethyl transferase family protein translates to MPRYTPFYSRTSELCQSHSWLEWSGFLAANMYELHHLREYWAIRTAAGLIDISPLYKYHLHGRDALKLLNRVVTRDISKLAVGQVLYTPWCDEQGKVIDDGTLHRLGENLYRLTAADPTLRWLQDNALGLDVQVDDVTEEIAALALQGPLSRDILDSISNPLISNPLISNLQYYRLTQTTIAGVPATISRTGYTGDLGYELWLSPANAERVWDAITEAGQPYKLRAAGQLALDMARIEAGLLLVATDFVSAKKTTFAVQKSTPFELGLGWAVKLDKGNFVGREALRKEKERGPAWATVGLEVGWESLEGVYRSFRMPIHLPQSAWSVAVPVYADGQHIGKATSGAWSPLLKKYIALARLRPEYAQPGAAVNMEVTVEAHRRLAAATVVELPFFNPERKRA, encoded by the coding sequence ATGCCCCGTTACACTCCCTTCTACTCACGCACCTCCGAACTTTGCCAAAGCCATAGCTGGCTCGAATGGTCGGGCTTCCTCGCGGCCAACATGTACGAGTTGCACCATCTTCGTGAGTATTGGGCCATTCGCACTGCCGCCGGCCTCATTGACATCTCGCCACTCTACAAGTATCACCTTCACGGGCGGGATGCCCTCAAGCTCCTCAACCGCGTCGTCACTCGCGACATATCGAAACTCGCCGTTGGGCAAGTGCTTTACACGCCCTGGTGTGACGAGCAGGGCAAGGTGATTGACGACGGCACCCTTCACCGCCTTGGCGAGAACCTCTACCGCCTCACCGCCGCCGACCCTACCCTGCGCTGGCTCCAGGATAATGCCCTCGGCCTCGACGTTCAAGTTGACGACGTCACCGAAGAGATTGCCGCCCTGGCCCTGCAAGGCCCGCTCTCGCGTGACATCCTGGACTCAATCTCCAATCCCTTAATCTCCAATCCTCTAATCTCTAATCTCCAATATTATCGCCTCACGCAAACGACGATTGCCGGTGTCCCCGCCACCATTTCCCGAACTGGCTACACCGGCGACCTGGGCTACGAACTCTGGCTCTCGCCCGCCAACGCCGAGCGCGTGTGGGACGCAATCACCGAAGCCGGCCAACCCTACAAGTTGCGCGCCGCCGGTCAACTCGCGCTCGACATGGCCCGCATCGAGGCTGGCCTGCTCCTCGTCGCCACCGACTTCGTCTCGGCCAAGAAGACAACGTTTGCCGTTCAAAAGTCAACGCCGTTTGAACTCGGTTTGGGTTGGGCGGTGAAGTTGGACAAAGGCAATTTTGTCGGGCGCGAGGCGTTGCGAAAAGAAAAAGAGCGCGGCCCGGCCTGGGCCACCGTCGGGCTTGAGGTGGGGTGGGAGTCGCTTGAAGGAGTCTATCGCTCGTTCAGAATGCCGATTCATTTGCCGCAGTCGGCCTGGAGCGTTGCGGTTCCGGTTTATGCCGACGGCCAGCACATCGGCAAAGCCACCAGTGGCGCTTGGTCGCCCCTGTTGAAAAAGTACATCGCCCTCGCCCGGCTCAGGCCGGAATACGCCCAACCCGGCGCGGCGGTCAATATGGAAGTGACGGTCGAAGCGCATCGCCGGTTGGCCGCCGCCACTGTCGTCGAGCTTCCCTTCTTTAATCCTGAAAGAAAGCGTGCTTAA